From the Telopea speciosissima isolate NSW1024214 ecotype Mountain lineage chromosome 9, Tspe_v1, whole genome shotgun sequence genome, the window ccaagTTTAGGATTGGTGTAGAATTACCACCTTTATCACGTGGTGggaccaaggttcaaaatccaggtatcagACTCGGGATCGGTCATGGCCGATATCGATCCAAATAGGTCAAACTCGACTTGAATCagtaaaaatgatcaaaatccCAGTTTTTCTGGATtggtaaaaaatttaaaaattggtACCGATTggtaaatatttaaataaaaaagaaaaggtcaaaaaaaacctaaaatataTATCggtcaaaaaacccaaaaaaaaagtattagaTCAGATTGGTTAATCCAACCGAGTTGACTGATCTAAAAATACATTGACGGATCGGTCATGGCCGATACTGATCCGCTTTGACTGATATCAGCTTATTcgatccgagattacgaaccatgacTTGGGACCGTGGGAGCGCATGGGCTGGCTACGagaaataatttattttttgggtaagtaAGCAAGAGAGTCCATGGTAgatacttttgagttttgacactTTTGTGGGCTAAAATTGAGGTGAAcggtaaaaaattcaaatttcaaaacccaACGCTGTCTGTAGTCTGTACTCTACACTCTAAAccatttctacccaaaaaaaaaaaaatctaaaccaTAGCGGCAGATGAGAGTAGATCACTAATGAATGTTTTCCCGAACGAAATCAGCGGCATTTCAAAGGATACTTTCATTTCCTTCCGATCATCGTTTTAATTTTACACATTGACTGCTTTCTTTATCAATGGAAGATCATCAATGGCAAGACCCGCTTCTCCTCACTGACGTTTCTTGGCAGGAACAGAATTCGCACTGTAAGATATCTGGGGCTTTCTCTACGGACTTTATTTGGGTAGACGTAGTTCTCATGATTTCTCATCTGGGTTCTTTGGTTGTCTGGTTCTACTTTACTTGACAGACGTTTCTTGGCAAGAGCGGAGCTTTGACACTGTAGAAATGGCTGATCCTAATGATTCTCATCCTAACACTATTGATGGTAATGTATTTGGATTTAGTCTTAGCTacaatctgttttttttttttcctattattttgGATCGATTTGGCCCGAATGAACATCTCCTGAAACCCCTCTCTACAATGGGATAAAATGATAGATTTGATCTTTAGGTTAACTAAAAGTTTTGattatgggaaagagagagcACATTTGGTGGATTTTTCTTGGCGAAAATAGAGCAAGAAATCTATTACGATGGAAAATTCCGGGGAAATTTTGGTAAAGAAAGTAAAGGATTTGAATCCTACGCTACTCCCTGCTTCCCAAGTCCTGAATTTGATGTTCTGTCTAGGTTTGTGGAGGTTTGTTTAATTATGATCATGTTTCCAGGTCGCTCCTTGTTGGGTTTTTCACTTACAACCCCGGATTTGGTCATATGTGCTAGTTCACCTGATATCACTTGCATTGGATACGAAGACACCCCAGAATATCTAAAGAACAGAAACCAAAGAAACGGGTTAGCATCCACAGAGATATCTCTAGGGGAAGGCATCACAGGTTTAGAAGCTGAAAAGAACCCTGAATCCCCAACAAAGAAGATTTCAGCTTTGTTCCCAGAGGTGCAGACTTCTAATGGGGTCATGATTCCTGAGGCTTCCATCGAGCTGCTGATGAAGTCAACCACCCACGACATGTGTCCAAGGAATTCCCTTCCTGTGCTAAGCATAAATGCAGGAGATATTGCTGTAACTTCTGAGGGGGTTGATTTCCTAGAGGACATGCTTTTCACTGGTGGAAATGTTTTCAGAACAGATGCAATAATTGAAGATGACAACGAATGTCTAGCCCTGTACCAAAGTGCTCGAGTTGGCAATTTCTCTTATAAtgttcagaattttgagccggGAACTTACTTTGTTGATTTGCATCTAGCGGAGATTATATTCACAGATGGCCCTCTAGGGATGAGGGTCTTCAATGTCTTTATACAGGAGGAGAAGGTGAGAATccattattttatcttttaatatttcatgcTTGATCATGCTGCACAAAAACAAATTATTCATGAAGAGTAAACTCTCTTGCAGGTAGTTTCTGGAATAGACATTTATGCTGAAGTGGGTTCAAATAAAGCTCTGGTTTTACGTGATTTAAAGGCTTTTGTCCACAGTAAAGAGGGCTTATCCATCAGATTTGAAGGAGTAACAGGAACTCCCATCGTGTGCGGAATTTCAATAAGGAAAGATTGTTTGGCAGGTCAGTTGGATGTCCTAGAACTGGTTTCGATATTTGAAATTCTAGAGTGAGCAGAAAATAGTATTTCACTTCAGACCATTATCTGATATTCAACCAACAGCTTGTTTTTTAGGCTCAGGGAGTGCGAAAATTGTCGAAGACAAAGAATCATCTCAAACAGGAGATCATAAAGAACTTGAAGTAATTCCtgatttaagaatttaattaaaTGCCATtaacaatattcttttcttgAACGACAATCTTATAAATCCTGCTTTTTCTTATATCACACTCTACAGGGCTGCTATGACTTTAACTCTAATATATATGGAGAGGTTTGGGAGCTACGAAGAAAATTTGAGTTGCAGTATAAAGAATTAACAGAAACCAAAAAAGCCTTGGAAGATAATAAAAGGGAGAATGAACTGAAAAGCAAAGAATGCCAAGAAGCTTGGACGTCTCTTTCTGAGCTCCAGAATGAGCTCATGCGCAAGTCCATGCATGTCGGGTCATTAGGTATTAGAATTTTCATGACATTTTCCTTCAGTTGTTTTCAAAACAACATCTTGACAGTTCTCTTTTCATAGCTTTTGCCATTGAGGGACAAGTGAAGGAGAAAAGTCGATTGTTCTCATCCCTTAGAGACTTGACCAGAAGATTCAAGGTATTGGAATCCTAACTAGAGTCTCCTTTCTCTGGATCAAAAAGCAGTTTTAAACTGGTCTGGAAAACTGAGCAGATACTGAAAATGGAGTATATCAAGCTATCAGAAGAAGCATCAGAATATAAGAAGTGCCTTGCAGATATGGCCCAGATGACCCATACCATTCAGTCCACAAGTAAATCAATATGCTTATTGCATCATATCTCTCAATCTCAATTCCTTCTAATTAGTTCTTGAGTTTATGTACgttttccttccttttgaaAAGTGAATCAGTATGTAGACATGGAAAAAGAGTCCAAGGACATCAAGCTTAAATTCATTGAAGGTGCAAAGGAACGGAAAGAGCTTTATAACAAAGTCCTGGAGCTGAAAGGTCGGAAAAATGGTTGATAAGACCGCAGAATTTGACAAGGGAACATGAAGGACTATTGACATTGTTGCCGTTTTTCTTTTTGCAGGGAACATAAGAGTTTTTTGCAGATGTAGGCCTCTGAACAATGTAGAAATTGCTGGAGGAGCTGCAATGGCAATTGATTTAGACTCTGCCAAAGATGGAGAGCTTACAGTCAAAGGGAATGGAGCATCCAAGAAGTTTTTCAAGTTTGACTCTGTCTTTACACCACAAGCAAACCAGGGTAATAAATTGATCAAAGAAATTTCTTAGCTTAGAGGGTATATATGATGTATCCACTAGGCCGATGGATTCTCTTTACTCTTGATAAATTTGAATGCCCATGTAGGAAATCTCATTGCATTTGCTCCATATACTACTATGTTATTAGTTCACTTATCAATTACCTCAGATGTGTTTCTCATTTTTATTCGCTTATTTATGTTTATCTGATTGCCCTAAACTTGCATTTCTTTGTGATGTTAAATAGCTGACGTGTTTGAGGGCACAGCCCCCTTGGCAACATCAGTTTTAGATGGATACAATGTCTGTATATTTGCATATGGACAGACAGGAAGTGGTAAGACATTCACAATGGAGGGGACAGAAGAAGCACGGGGAGTCAACTACAGGACCCTTGAGGAGCTATTTCACATAATCAAGGATCGAAAGGGACTTTTCCATTATGAAATTTCTGTGTCTGTCTTAGAAGTCTATAATGAGCAGATTCGAGATTTGTTGGTGCCAGGGTCTCAGTCAGGTGTCACACCAAAGAAGTAATTTGAAAAATCTATCTGTTGTTCCAGAGATAAATTCTTTAGATATATGAAAACTTAACTAGAATATGGGGGTTTTGTGGACTAATAACAGCTCTTTTTTCTGCTTGTATACTACTGTTGTAGGCTTGAGATAAGGCAAGTTGCAGAAGGAATTCATCATGTTCCAGGACTTGTTGAAGCCCATGTAAACAACATGAATGAGGTCTGGGAAGTTCTACAGATGGGAAGCAGCGCTAGAGCTGTTGGATCAACTAATGTGAATGAACACAGTAGCCGATCCCACTGGTTCGTCTTCCTCTTTTTTGTCATAACAATATTGTGAAACTCAGCCCTTGCGACTAAGGCACTCAAAACTGTTTTGTTGCCAAACATAGATATAATTATGAGATGGTGGAccaagtgggaaaaaaaaacagaatcttGTCAAAACAACGTAGTATTTGATTGACAGCTATAACAAGACCACTTGCTGATGCAGCCAGCCAATCTTAATCCTAGAGTAGGAATCAACAATTCAGTTGGCTGCAACACAAGCCCAGGTCTGAGGAGATTTATTATTGAATCAAAGATGGGAAGCTTGCTATTTTTTATATTCCAGCAGCCTGCAAtggggaaagaaagaataaagaagagaagagataggAGGGCTGTTTCAAACTGTGAACAATACCCATGAACAGAACCGTAACTAGTCatttagaagagagagagagagagaaagaggtatGGGAGAAGAGTTCACAGCTCACACATTTTCGTAAATAAAATTGTATTAAACTGTCTAATCTGATAGGGGATTACATCCTTATCTAAAAAACTCCAAAGTAGTGTTTGAGTAAACTTTAAACAAATTTTAAGCAAATTAAATGACCAGTAAGCAATCTAATGGACTTAAACACTAACACTGACTAGTCTAACATTAATTAGGCTCAAAATAGAACTGTACCTAGCTAATAAGTATCATAATGTAAATCTCACACTTAAGATACTCATCTTGTGTACCCCCTATTGACTTAAAATTTGGGCCTTATAATTGGTCCATTACAATAAAAACATCTAAAACAAAAGCCCACAACCAAGTATTAGCGAAATAAAACCAATTTTTGGAATGGGCCTGCATTACTTGCAAAGACAATCCTTCCCTCTCCCACCCCTGcccaaattaaagaaaaatatatttattccTTTACCCAAATTGTTGCCTTTCTATTTACAAATTTCTCCATTCCTTCTTAGTTCACTAGTCAATATGCATATAGGGTAATGTTCCCAAAACTAGCAGTTAACATTACATTTGCAAGTGTGACTGATATGGACTATATGTATGTAGACATCATTTTGCACATCCGAATGTCCTTCAATGGTTTAGTTGTGCAACTGTTACTCACTAGGGGAtagtaagagaagaagaaaaagaattaggAGGTGGAAGAGCAAATACATCCACCTCTTTGAACCAGATGGTTAGACTAATATATATCTGTGGTTTTGAAACAGAAAAATGCTCTTGTTATTTACTGTTTTTCGTTCAATCTGTGGTGGAACCATTTAATGCATGAGACTGATAAGTGCAGTGATCCCCTTACAGTATTCATTGTGTGATGGTGAAGGGAGAAAACCTGATAAACGGTGAATGCACAAGAAGCAAATTATGGCTTGTTGACCTAGCTGGAAGTGAGAGAATAGCCAAGACAGATGTTCAAGGAGAGCGCCTAAAGGAAACACAAAACATTAACAGATCTCTGTCTGCACTTGGTGATGTTATATTTGCTCTTGCAACCAAAAGCCCTCATATTCCATTCAGGTTCTGGAAATATCTTTTGGTCTAGATGGGAATTCTTTGTGTTGGAATTGCTTTATTGATCACTCACTGTTGACATTTCAATTTGTCCTTCAAAACTTTGTGTAGGAATTCCAAGCTCACGCACTTGCTTCAAGATTCTCTAGGTACTTTATCTATTATATCTTACAAGGCTTTGAGAAGAGGGTGGGAAACTG encodes:
- the LOC122640002 gene encoding kinesin-like protein KIN-14Q isoform X2, which encodes MEDHQWQDPLLLTDVSWQEQNSHYVSWQERSFDTVEMADPNDSHPNTIDGRSLLGFSLTTPDLVICASSPDITCIGYEDTPEYLKNRNQRNGLASTEISLGEGITGLEAEKNPESPTKKISALFPEVQTSNGVMIPEASIELLMKSTTHDMCPRNSLPVLSINAGDIAVTSEGVDFLEDMLFTGGNVFRTDAIIEDDNECLALYQSARVGNFSYNVQNFEPGTYFVDLHLAEIIFTDGPLGMRVFNVFIQEEKVVSGIDIYAEVGSNKALVLRDLKAFVHSKEGLSIRFEGVTGTPIVCGISIRKDCLAGSGSAKIVEDKESSQTGDHKELEGCYDFNSNIYGEVWELRRKFELQYKELTETKKALEDNKRENELKSKECQEAWTSLSELQNELMRKSMHVGSLAFAIEGQVKEKSRLFSSLRDLTRRFKILKMEYIKLSEEASEYKKCLADMAQMTHTIQSTMNQYVDMEKESKDIKLKFIEGAKERKELYNKVLELKGNIRVFCRCRPLNNVEIAGGAAMAIDLDSAKDGELTVKGNGASKKFFKFDSVFTPQANQADVFEGTAPLATSVLDGYNVCIFAYGQTGSGKTFTMEGTEEARGVNYRTLEELFHIIKDRKGLFHYEISVSVLEVYNEQIRDLLVPGSQSGVTPKKLEIRQVAEGIHHVPGLVEAHVNNMNEVWEVLQMGSSARAVGSTNVNEHSSRSHCIHCVMVKGENLINGECTRSKLWLVDLAGSERIAKTDVQGERLKETQNINRSLSALGDVIFALATKSPHIPFRNSKLTHLLQDSLGGDSKALMFVQISPNENDLSETLCSLNFASRVRGIELGPAKKQLDSIELVKYKQMVEKAKHDIKSKEVLMKKMEETIQSLDLKVKGRDLNNKNLQDKVKELESQLLIERKLARQQVDTKIAEQQQLQQLEEQQPAVMKPLLATPVFENQKIANEPVSSLSKDVMNLPRPLSVNNISKLVTAPPPTETILRYSNPTEKENRPKMSEQPPLPPPQRTGRASICTIIRRIPMVPAPRRNSLIPLHSTPSMTTLPSPMVPAPLPLAQADPIKEDPEESEGSLPDQTLQTLEGQKSGVTKKVNSILRRSLQKKIYIKSPLQQRRMGVNRGIEKVRVSIGGTRRLAQRVLISNATMAGKEVQQRQNQREKERGWVVGSVGTR
- the LOC122640002 gene encoding kinesin-like protein KIN-14Q isoform X1; the protein is MEDHQWQDPLLLTDVSWQEQNSHYVSWQERSFDTVEMADPNDSHPNTIDGRSLLGFSLTTPDLVICASSPDITCIGYEDTPEYLKNRNQRNGLASTEISLGEGITGLEAEKNPESPTKKISALFPEVQTSNGVMIPEASIELLMKSTTHDMCPRNSLPVLSINAGDIAVTSEGVDFLEDMLFTGGNVFRTDAIIEDDNECLALYQSARVGNFSYNVQNFEPGTYFVDLHLAEIIFTDGPLGMRVFNVFIQEEKVVSGIDIYAEVGSNKALVLRDLKAFVHSKEGLSIRFEGVTGTPIVCGISIRKDCLAACFLGSGSAKIVEDKESSQTGDHKELEGCYDFNSNIYGEVWELRRKFELQYKELTETKKALEDNKRENELKSKECQEAWTSLSELQNELMRKSMHVGSLAFAIEGQVKEKSRLFSSLRDLTRRFKILKMEYIKLSEEASEYKKCLADMAQMTHTIQSTMNQYVDMEKESKDIKLKFIEGAKERKELYNKVLELKGNIRVFCRCRPLNNVEIAGGAAMAIDLDSAKDGELTVKGNGASKKFFKFDSVFTPQANQADVFEGTAPLATSVLDGYNVCIFAYGQTGSGKTFTMEGTEEARGVNYRTLEELFHIIKDRKGLFHYEISVSVLEVYNEQIRDLLVPGSQSGVTPKKLEIRQVAEGIHHVPGLVEAHVNNMNEVWEVLQMGSSARAVGSTNVNEHSSRSHCIHCVMVKGENLINGECTRSKLWLVDLAGSERIAKTDVQGERLKETQNINRSLSALGDVIFALATKSPHIPFRNSKLTHLLQDSLGGDSKALMFVQISPNENDLSETLCSLNFASRVRGIELGPAKKQLDSIELVKYKQMVEKAKHDIKSKEVLMKKMEETIQSLDLKVKGRDLNNKNLQDKVKELESQLLIERKLARQQVDTKIAEQQQLQQLEEQQPAVMKPLLATPVFENQKIANEPVSSLSKDVMNLPRPLSVNNISKLVTAPPPTETILRYSNPTEKENRPKMSEQPPLPPPQRTGRASICTIIRRIPMVPAPRRNSLIPLHSTPSMTTLPSPMVPAPLPLAQADPIKEDPEESEGSLPDQTLQTLEGQKSGVTKKVNSILRRSLQKKIYIKSPLQQRRMGVNRGIEKVRVSIGGTRRLAQRVLISNATMAGKEVQQRQNQREKERGWVVGSVGTR
- the LOC122640002 gene encoding kinesin-like protein KIN-14Q isoform X3, producing the protein MEDHQWQDPLLLTDVSWQEQNSHYVSWQERSFDTVEMADPNDSHPNTIDGRSLLGFSLTTPDLVICASSPDITCIGYEDTPEYLKNRNQRNGLASTEISLGEGITGLEAEKNPESPTKKISALFPEVQTSNGVMIPEASIELLMKSTTHDMCPRNSLPVLSINAGDIAVTSEGVDFLEDMLFTGGNVFRTDAIIEDDNECLALYQSARVGNFSYNVQNFEPGTYFVDLHLAEIIFTDGPLGMRVFNVFIQEEKVVSGIDIYAEVGSNKALVLRDLKAFVHSKEGLSIRFEGVTGTPIVCGISIRKDCLAGSAKIVEDKESSQTGDHKELEGCYDFNSNIYGEVWELRRKFELQYKELTETKKALEDNKRENELKSKECQEAWTSLSELQNELMRKSMHVGSLAFAIEGQVKEKSRLFSSLRDLTRRFKILKMEYIKLSEEASEYKKCLADMAQMTHTIQSTMNQYVDMEKESKDIKLKFIEGAKERKELYNKVLELKGNIRVFCRCRPLNNVEIAGGAAMAIDLDSAKDGELTVKGNGASKKFFKFDSVFTPQANQADVFEGTAPLATSVLDGYNVCIFAYGQTGSGKTFTMEGTEEARGVNYRTLEELFHIIKDRKGLFHYEISVSVLEVYNEQIRDLLVPGSQSGVTPKKLEIRQVAEGIHHVPGLVEAHVNNMNEVWEVLQMGSSARAVGSTNVNEHSSRSHCIHCVMVKGENLINGECTRSKLWLVDLAGSERIAKTDVQGERLKETQNINRSLSALGDVIFALATKSPHIPFRNSKLTHLLQDSLGGDSKALMFVQISPNENDLSETLCSLNFASRVRGIELGPAKKQLDSIELVKYKQMVEKAKHDIKSKEVLMKKMEETIQSLDLKVKGRDLNNKNLQDKVKELESQLLIERKLARQQVDTKIAEQQQLQQLEEQQPAVMKPLLATPVFENQKIANEPVSSLSKDVMNLPRPLSVNNISKLVTAPPPTETILRYSNPTEKENRPKMSEQPPLPPPQRTGRASICTIIRRIPMVPAPRRNSLIPLHSTPSMTTLPSPMVPAPLPLAQADPIKEDPEESEGSLPDQTLQTLEGQKSGVTKKVNSILRRSLQKKIYIKSPLQQRRMGVNRGIEKVRVSIGGTRRLAQRVLISNATMAGKEVQQRQNQREKERGWVVGSVGTR